In the genome of Paracoccus tegillarcae, one region contains:
- the kynU gene encoding kynureninase yields the protein MTDFTRTRAAFHLPEGVTYLDGNSLGPMPVAATARVADMMRDEWAEQLIRGWNSAGWYAQPRRVGDRIARLIGAGEGQVVMGDTLSIKVFQAVSAARALRPDRRVILSDSGNFPSDLYVAEGLAGAVDAELRVVRPEEVADAITDDLAVLMLTEVDYRTGRRHDMAALTARAHQAGALAVWDLAHSAGAVDVDLLGVDADFAVGCTYKYINGGPGAPAFIWTHPRHSDAAAPILQGWMGHAAPFAFDLDYRPAAGIERMRVGTPPVIAMTALDAALDVWDGVELADLRARSIELSEAFITGVQENCPDLVLNSPRHPAQRGSQVSFLHPQGYAVMQALIAEGVIGDFRAPDVLRFGFAPLYNDVSDIERAVDTLARILRDGSWDDPRFHQRAKVT from the coding sequence ATGACCGATTTTACCCGCACACGCGCCGCCTTTCACCTGCCCGAAGGCGTCACTTATCTGGACGGCAATTCGCTGGGGCCGATGCCGGTTGCCGCCACCGCGCGCGTGGCCGACATGATGCGCGATGAATGGGCGGAACAGTTGATCCGCGGCTGGAATTCGGCGGGCTGGTACGCGCAGCCTCGCCGCGTGGGCGACCGTATCGCGCGGCTGATCGGTGCGGGCGAAGGGCAGGTCGTGATGGGTGACACGCTGTCGATCAAGGTGTTCCAGGCGGTCAGCGCCGCGCGCGCCTTGCGACCCGATCGGCGGGTGATTCTGTCCGATAGCGGCAATTTCCCCTCGGATCTTTACGTCGCCGAAGGGCTGGCCGGCGCGGTCGATGCCGAGTTGCGGGTGGTGCGACCCGAAGAGGTCGCCGATGCGATCACCGATGATCTGGCCGTGCTGATGCTGACCGAGGTGGATTATCGCACCGGTCGCCGTCACGACATGGCCGCATTGACGGCCCGCGCCCATCAGGCCGGTGCGCTGGCGGTGTGGGATCTGGCGCATTCCGCCGGTGCCGTCGATGTGGATCTGCTGGGCGTTGATGCCGATTTCGCCGTGGGTTGTACCTATAAATACATCAATGGCGGACCCGGCGCGCCCGCCTTTATCTGGACCCATCCGCGTCATTCCGACGCAGCCGCGCCCATCCTGCAGGGCTGGATGGGCCATGCAGCGCCCTTTGCCTTTGATCTGGATTATCGCCCCGCCGCCGGGATCGAGCGGATGCGCGTCGGCACGCCGCCGGTGATCGCGATGACCGCGCTGGATGCGGCGCTGGATGTCTGGGACGGCGTTGAACTGGCCGATCTGAGGGCGCGATCCATTGAACTGAGCGAGGCATTCATCACGGGGGTGCAGGAAAATTGCCCCGATCTGGTGCTGAATTCGCCGCGCCATCCGGCGCAGCGCGGCTCTCAGGTCAGTTTTTTGCATCCGCAGGGCTATGCGGTCATGCAGGCTCTGATCGCCGAGGGTGTCATCGGTGATTTCCGTGCGCCGGACGTGCTGCGTTTTGGATTTGCGCCTTTGTATAACGACGTTTCGGACATTGAGCGTGCGGTGGATACACTGGCCCGTATCCTGCGCGATGGCAGTTGGGATGACCCGCGTTTTCACCAGCGCGCAAAGGTGACCTAG
- a CDS encoding efflux RND transporter periplasmic adaptor subunit, with amino-acid sequence MLFIFFAIGLPNPGSVMAETPLAVEFVPVQLADLSDEAALTGTLEARDSVELGFRQGGRVVEVMVEEGDQVTAGQALARTDPVQQDQALLVAEASLASAEATRAQAQQAFDRSRAMLERGVGTRAARDQAQQALSQAEGAVRSANSQVDQARRAVDDTVLRARAASVVTGRNADPGQIVGAAQPVVSLAAFGGFEAVFQTPDLPNLDDAMGARVELHPIDIDAPDMVGKVSEIAPLVDPQYGTVTLRAEVEGVPTNTRLLGTAVRGTVRFPVKSAISVPWTTLTRSGADPAVWLVGEDGTVSLAPVVIERFSNGAVFVGSGLEEGQVVVGAGSQMLYPGRAVVDAALNAETPETNP; translated from the coding sequence TTGCTGTTTATTTTTTTCGCGATCGGCCTGCCAAATCCGGGCAGTGTCATGGCCGAAACGCCGCTTGCCGTAGAGTTTGTTCCCGTTCAACTGGCGGATCTCAGCGATGAGGCGGCGCTGACCGGCACGCTGGAGGCGCGAGATTCGGTCGAACTGGGCTTTCGCCAAGGCGGACGCGTGGTCGAGGTGATGGTCGAAGAGGGCGATCAGGTCACCGCCGGTCAGGCGCTGGCCCGGACCGACCCGGTGCAGCAGGATCAGGCGCTGTTGGTGGCCGAGGCCAGCCTGGCATCAGCCGAGGCGACGCGGGCGCAGGCGCAGCAGGCCTTTGACCGGTCGCGCGCCATGCTGGAACGCGGCGTCGGCACCCGTGCGGCGCGCGATCAGGCACAGCAGGCGCTGTCGCAGGCCGAGGGCGCGGTGCGCAGTGCCAATTCTCAGGTGGATCAGGCGCGGCGCGCGGTCGATGATACGGTCCTGCGCGCGCGTGCCGCCTCGGTCGTGACGGGGCGCAATGCCGATCCGGGGCAGATCGTGGGCGCGGCGCAGCCGGTCGTGTCACTGGCGGCCTTTGGCGGCTTTGAGGCGGTGTTTCAGACGCCCGACCTTCCCAATCTGGATGATGCCATGGGCGCGCGCGTCGAATTGCATCCCATCGACATCGACGCCCCAGACATGGTCGGCAAGGTCAGCGAGATCGCGCCTCTGGTCGATCCGCAATACGGCACGGTCACGCTGCGCGCAGAGGTCGAAGGCGTGCCGACCAATACGCGGCTGCTGGGCACCGCCGTGCGCGGCACGGTTCGTTTCCCGGTAAAATCGGCGATCTCCGTTCCCTGGACGACGCTGACACGCAGCGGCGCTGATCCTGCGGTCTGGCTGGTGGGTGAGGATGGCACCGTCAGTCTGGCGCCGGTGGTGATCGAACGGTTTTCCAATGGCGCCGTCTTTGTGGGCAGTGGTCTGGAAGAGGGGCAGGTGGTCGTCGGCGCGGGATCGCAGATGTTGTACCCCGGCCGCGCGGTCGTCGATGCGGCCCTGAATGCCGAAACGCCGGAGACAAATCCATGA
- a CDS encoding efflux RND transporter periplasmic adaptor subunit, protein MNSRQHITRLAGALCLAAAMALPAAAFQLPWQKDEAPAPAGPPRPVVTEVVSDSDIKARSVPGLVVARQQVTLGFQTLGRLVARHVELGDDVVTGDVLAELDPDDLADNVRAASASLDAAEVQLSTSQATAERTRALARRNVASTAQLEQAEQALATAEASVGQARSELIRAEDAEGFARMAAPFDGVVSAVYANPGAVLTAGEQVLQLSAREAREAVIDLPDAALSELGDGAVFTVWQDDDPATETRATVDRIDPLADSATRTRRVHLSLDDGAHLRLGSLIRARVAGETEIAMTLPLQAVFDRDGLDHVWRVQRQGDQAVVELVHVVLGASLLGRAFVNSGLQQGDEVVIRGVNSLSEGQAVGERVAP, encoded by the coding sequence ATGAACTCGCGCCAGCATATCACCAGGCTGGCGGGCGCGCTTTGTCTGGCCGCCGCGATGGCACTGCCCGCCGCTGCGTTTCAGTTGCCCTGGCAAAAGGACGAGGCACCGGCGCCGGCTGGACCGCCCCGACCGGTTGTCACCGAGGTGGTGTCCGACAGCGATATCAAGGCCCGCTCGGTTCCCGGACTGGTGGTGGCGCGACAGCAGGTGACGCTGGGGTTCCAGACGCTTGGGCGACTGGTGGCGCGGCATGTCGAACTGGGCGATGATGTCGTGACCGGCGATGTGCTGGCCGAACTGGACCCCGACGATCTGGCCGATAACGTCCGTGCCGCCAGCGCCTCGCTGGATGCGGCAGAGGTGCAACTGTCGACCAGTCAGGCGACCGCGGAACGGACCCGCGCGCTGGCACGTCGCAACGTGGCCTCGACCGCGCAGCTGGAACAGGCCGAACAGGCGCTGGCCACCGCCGAGGCCTCGGTCGGGCAGGCGCGCTCGGAACTGATCCGGGCCGAGGATGCCGAGGGATTTGCGCGCATGGCCGCGCCATTCGACGGCGTTGTCAGTGCCGTCTACGCCAATCCGGGTGCGGTTCTGACCGCCGGCGAACAGGTCCTGCAACTGTCGGCCCGCGAGGCGCGCGAGGCGGTCATCGACCTGCCCGACGCCGCCCTGTCAGAACTGGGCGACGGCGCGGTCTTCACCGTCTGGCAGGACGACGATCCCGCCACCGAAACCCGCGCCACAGTTGACCGGATCGACCCGCTGGCCGATAGCGCGACCCGAACGCGGCGGGTGCATCTGTCGCTGGATGACGGGGCGCATCTGCGGCTGGGATCGCTGATCCGCGCGCGCGTGGCGGGCGAAACCGAGATCGCGATGACGCTGCCCTTGCAGGCGGTCTTTGATCGCGACGGCCTTGACCACGTCTGGCGCGTGCAGCGGCAGGGCGATCAGGCCGTGGTTGAACTGGTGCATGTGGTGCTGGGCGCGTCGCTGTTGGGGCGCGCCTTTGTCAATTCCGGTCTGCAGCAAGGCGATGAGGTGGTCATTCGCGGCGTCAATTCGCTGAGCGAGGGGCAGGCCGTCGGCGAAAGGGTCGCGCCATGA